Proteins found in one Misgurnus anguillicaudatus chromosome 3, ASM2758022v2, whole genome shotgun sequence genomic segment:
- the LOC129445358 gene encoding uncharacterized protein: protein MMDVMCCKSGTDQGLQDEESTDQTSTESLDSVCNAGEQQQILQTKLNMCSVKLIDCTNLMMTIKTEPTEIKTEPTADEYEDNQDGHDFIPSDVKSELCLDGEITSSTLSCISGGEILSSQKHLERKHTEHEHHLKKRTNESTYQGSECGKTFRDSDSLKKHQNIHSEEKRYKCSHCNDSFVYKSGLIIHERVHTREKPYYYSVSWKSFNQKSEKPFICFQCGKTFAYSSCLKIHERLHTGEKPYVCSHCGKSFSNPSHVRVHERIHTGEKPYHCNVCGRSFNQSSSLVSHQRTHTGEKPYHCNVCGRNFNQSSSLVSHQRTHTGEKPYKCSQCEKTFAHSASLKLHKRIHTGEKPHHCNVCGRSFRQHIILLNHQRTHTGERPYKCSHCEKTFSHSASLKTHGIVHTG, encoded by the exons atgatggatgtgatgtgctgtaaatcaggaACTGATCAGGGCTTACAGGATGAGGAATCtactgatcaaacctccacagagtctctggattctgtctgtaacgctggagaacagcagcagatcctgcagaccaaactcaacatgtgttcagtcaaactcATCGACTGCACAAACCTCATGATGACGATAAAAACTGAacctacagaaataaaaactgaacctaCAGCAGATGAATATGAAGACAATCAGGATGGTCATGATTTTATTCCTTCAG atgtgaagagtgaATTATGTTTGGATGGAGAAATAACATCCTcgactctttcctgcatcagCGGTGGAGAGATATTGAGCTCACAGAAACATttagagagaaaacacacagaacatgaACATCATCTGAAGAAACGCACCAATGAGAGCACGTATCAGGGCAGTGAATGTGGAAAAACCTTCAGGGATTCTGATTCATTGAAAAAACACCAGAATATTCATTCTGAAGAGAAACGCTATAAGTGCTCACACTGTAATGACAGTTTTGTGTATAAATCTGGTCTTATAatccatgagagagttcacactaGAGAGAAACCTTATTACTACAGTGTTTCTTGGAAGAGTTTTAATCAAAAAagtgaaaaacctttcatatGCTTTCAGTGTGGGAAGACGTTTGCTTATTCAAGTTGCTTAAAAATCCATGAGagacttcacactggagagaaaccttacgtctgctctcacTGTGGTAAGAGCTTCTCTAATCCATCTCATGTCCGAGTTcatgagagaattcacactggagagaaaccttatcactgtaatgTCTGTGGGAGGAGTTTTAATCAAAGTAGCAGTTTAGTGtcacaccagagaactcatacaggtgaaaaaccttatcactgtaatgTCTGTGGGAGGAATTTTAATCAAAGTAGCAGTTTAGTGtcacaccagagaactcatacaggtgaaaaaccttacaaatgctctcagtgtgagaagacgtttGCTCATTCAGCTTCCTTAAAACTCCAtaagagaattcacactggagagaaacctcatcactgtaatgtttgtgggagGAGTTTTAGGCAACATATTATCTTACTAAATCatcagagaactcatacaggtgaaagacCTTACAAATGTTCTCATTGTGAGAAGACATTTTCTCATTCAGCTTCTTTAAAAACCCATGGGATAGTTCATACAGGATAG
- the LOC129444022 gene encoding uncharacterized protein — protein MEKTLPLKILAVLGFVLLGSSVNEGRIVSKCELKAQLDAAFGRNVTANMTTNMPGCNATRDLVAKLVCFVNRTSRFNTSVITTIQLSSPDQPNQKPIEPNVGHPGERPPPPNEGRPGERPPPPNEGQPGERPPPFNVGRPGERPPPSNVGHPGERPPPSNGGRPGKRPPPSNVGRPDGRPRSRRSPPWNPEGGNNMVPPSSSGVSPNVTLQLLGIFQLNDRVACDSGSNQSLNICRMSCSALTDDDITDDVGCLKTLITKISNTYVCVNASLYTT, from the exons ATGGAGAAAACTCTCCCATTGAAGATATTGGCAGTTTTGGGTTTTGTTCTGCTGGGGTCCAGTGTGAATGAAGGACGGATTGTGAGTAAATGTGAGCTGAAGGCTCAGCTGGACGCAGCTTTTGGAAGAAATGTGACCGCAAACATGACCACCAATATGCCTGGATGCAATGCGACTCGAGACCTCGTTGCCAAAC ttgTCTGTTTCGTGAACCGGACTTCAAGGTTCAACACCAGCGTTATCACCACCATCCAGTTATCAAGTCCAGATCAGCCAAACCAAAAACCAATTGAACCAAATGTGGGCCATCCAGGTGAAAGACCTCCTCCACCAAATGAGGGCCGTCCAGGTGAAAGACCTCCTCCACCAAATGAGGGCCAACCAGGTGAAAGACCTCCTCCATTTAATGTGGGACGTCCAGGTGAAAGACCTCCTCCATCAAATGTGGGACATCCAGGTGAAAGACCTCCTCCATCAAATGGGGGTCGTCCAGGTAAAAGACCTCCTCCATCAAATGTGGGACGTCCAGATGGAAGACCAAGGAGTAGAAGATCTCCTCCCTGGAATCCAGAAGGAGGAAACAACATGGTCCCACCCAGTAGCTCAGGTGTTTCACCTAATGTGACCTTGCAGCTGTTGGGAATCTTCCAGCTGAATGATCGCGTGGCCTGCGATTCTGGATCGAACCAAAGTCTGAACATCTGCCGCATGAGTTGCAGTG CTCTGACCGATGATGACATCACAGACGATGTTGGCTGTCTGAAGACCCTGATCACAAAAATAAGCAATACGTATGTTTGTGTAAATGCTTCTCTTTACACCACATAA